In Polynucleobacter sp. AP-Ainpum-60-G11, one DNA window encodes the following:
- the moaC gene encoding cyclic pyranopterin monophosphate synthase MoaC — MNKLTHFDASGQAHMVNVGDKPNTHRIAIATGRITMLPETFSMIEAGTHKKGDVLEIARIAGIQASKKTSDLIPLCHPLALTHVSLEFSLNKDSSSISCQVRAETTGPTGVEMEALTAVQVALLTIYDMAKAVDRGMVMGDVHLLEKSGGKSGEWKAA, encoded by the coding sequence ATGAACAAACTAACTCATTTTGATGCCAGCGGCCAAGCCCATATGGTCAACGTTGGAGACAAGCCCAATACCCATCGGATTGCCATTGCTACAGGCAGAATCACCATGCTACCCGAGACTTTCAGCATGATTGAGGCAGGCACCCATAAAAAAGGCGATGTTCTGGAAATTGCCCGAATTGCCGGTATTCAAGCATCGAAAAAAACATCAGATTTAATTCCCCTTTGTCACCCATTAGCGCTGACGCACGTCAGCCTCGAATTTTCTCTCAATAAAGATAGCAGCAGCATTTCCTGCCAAGTCAGAGCTGAAACTACCGGCCCCACTGGTGTAGAAATGGAAGCCCTCACCGCAGTTCAGGTTGCCTTACTCACAATCTACGATATGGCGAAAGCGGTTGATAGAGGCATGGTGATGGGCGATGTCCACCTGCTAGAGAAGAGTGGCGGCAAAAGTGGGGAATGGAAGGCGGCCTAG
- a CDS encoding site-specific integrase yields the protein MATIRLHGKKWQARVYKKGYPTAIRSFLVRKDAEKWARQIEADMDKGSYINSILSEKTTFGELIERYLREVTPLMRGAKADSIRLKAIMRKPIAKENMATLTSSKIAKYRDERLTEIAPSTVVRELAYFSSIINHARREWGINTPNPVLSVRKPTQPQGRSRVLSFDEERLLLQACEPKANRNIYTRPFVILAIETAMRRGEILSLRWENIDYSKRTAFLQLTKNGESRTVPLSTRAIETLQALPMSIDGRVFTINFAALETNFKRAIKRAGLLDLRIHDLRHTAATRLSEKLPNLLELSAVTGHKNLSMLKRYYHPNPQELAKKIA from the coding sequence ATGGCAACAATCAGATTGCATGGCAAGAAGTGGCAAGCTAGGGTTTATAAAAAAGGTTATCCAACTGCAATACGCTCATTCTTAGTCCGCAAGGATGCCGAGAAGTGGGCTAGACAAATAGAAGCTGACATGGATAAGGGGAGCTATATCAACAGCATCTTGTCCGAGAAAACTACCTTTGGTGAACTTATAGAGAGATATCTTAGGGAAGTCACGCCACTGATGCGTGGAGCCAAGGCAGACTCGATTCGCCTCAAAGCAATCATGAGAAAGCCGATTGCCAAAGAGAATATGGCAACTCTGACATCAAGCAAGATTGCCAAGTATCGAGATGAGCGATTAACTGAGATTGCACCCAGCACAGTAGTGAGAGAGTTAGCTTACTTTTCATCCATCATTAATCACGCTCGTAGGGAATGGGGAATCAATACACCCAACCCTGTACTCTCAGTAAGAAAACCAACCCAACCCCAGGGAAGAAGTCGTGTGCTCTCATTTGATGAGGAACGACTGCTTCTTCAAGCCTGCGAACCTAAAGCAAATCGAAACATCTACACCCGTCCTTTTGTCATCCTTGCAATTGAAACCGCAATGCGTAGAGGAGAAATATTAAGTCTTCGTTGGGAGAATATTGATTACTCAAAACGTACGGCCTTTCTGCAATTAACCAAGAACGGAGAATCTCGAACCGTACCACTATCTACAAGAGCCATAGAAACTCTACAAGCCCTCCCCATGAGTATTGATGGCCGAGTATTCACTATTAACTTTGCAGCCCTAGAAACCAACTTTAAACGAGCTATAAAGCGAGCAGGGTTACTTGACTTGCGTATACATGACCTACGGCATACAGCGGCCACCCGCCTTTCTGAAAAGCTACCCAACCTACTTGAATTAAGTGCGGTTACAGGACATAAAAATTTATCGATGCTCAAAAGGTATTACCATCCAAATCCACAAGAATTAGCGAAGAAAATTGCTTAA
- a CDS encoding HGGxSTG domain-containing protein, translated as MLEKSGGKIRCRRCKAQSSRTKLQCSKPALKGKAACQFHGGLSTGPKSKEGKGRIRATHFKHGEETVEAKAERNAKSLMFRYLTDIGNHCDMFYKQIKARGRPPSGYIQLDLADPEQLAMAVLKTQLGK; from the coding sequence CTGCTAGAGAAGAGTGGCGGGAAGATACGTTGTCGGCGCTGTAAAGCCCAATCATCCAGAACAAAACTACAGTGCTCTAAACCAGCTTTAAAAGGCAAGGCGGCATGTCAATTTCATGGTGGATTGAGTACTGGTCCAAAAAGTAAAGAAGGTAAAGGCCGTATTCGAGCTACACACTTCAAGCATGGTGAAGAAACTGTAGAAGCCAAAGCCGAGCGCAACGCAAAGAGTCTGATGTTCCGATACCTGACAGACATAGGTAACCACTGTGATATGTTCTACAAGCAAATTAAGGCACGGGGCCGACCCCCTTCGGGATATATACAGCTAGACCTAGCAGACCCAGAACAATTAGCTATGGCGGTACTTAAAACACAGTTAGGCAAATAA
- a CDS encoding tetratricopeptide repeat protein has protein sequence MSTQLQSIIQQAFTYTQKANFGRAKPLFEYILKIQPKNFDALHAMGFICGIENNHQEAFNYSLRALKIKPDDLEVNINCAKALQAIGRHSDSLKYHEKAIFLSPNNHKVWLGCGKSLQCLKRYDDAIAHYDKALSLDPEFAGAWSNKGDILNELRCYDDAIAHFDKALSLDPEFAGAWSNKGMSLYELKRYKDAITHYDNALNLAPEFAEAWSNKGNVLNKLKHYEEAIAHYDKALSLKPDYAEAWSNKGNVLNELKRFDEAIDHYDKALSLNPNYHEASWNKSLTLLLQGCFESGLPLYESRWVSEKVSESAGKRIFDKPTWLGVDSLAGKTILIYGEQGLGDFIQFCRYVKLVSDLGAKVILETPQALAGLLGNLEGVSELVIEGEELPFFDYQCPLLSLPLACKTNLDTIPNPSRYINLDNYPNKIINWKAKLGSKLKPRVGLVWSGNPRHKNDHNRSILLRDILPFLPNQFEYVSLQKEVREIDKLTLDSNPHILNFASYLHDFLDTAALIDNLDLVISVDTSVAHLGGALGKKTLLLLPYVPDWRWLLDRDDSPWYSAMKLYRQTSIGDWNSVLDKMKSDLSGTKIL, from the coding sequence ATGAGCACCCAACTACAATCAATTATTCAACAAGCTTTTACATACACTCAGAAGGCAAACTTTGGCCGAGCTAAACCCCTTTTTGAGTATATTCTAAAGATACAGCCAAAAAATTTTGATGCTTTACATGCAATGGGATTTATTTGTGGAATTGAAAATAATCACCAGGAAGCTTTTAATTATTCATTAAGAGCTCTAAAAATTAAACCTGATGATTTAGAAGTAAATATTAATTGTGCTAAAGCACTACAGGCGATTGGAAGGCATTCAGATTCATTAAAGTATCACGAAAAAGCGATTTTTTTATCCCCCAATAATCATAAGGTTTGGCTTGGTTGTGGTAAGTCACTCCAGTGCCTAAAGCGTTATGATGATGCTATTGCTCACTACGATAAAGCGTTAAGCCTCGACCCTGAATTTGCTGGAGCTTGGTCCAATAAGGGCGATATATTAAATGAACTTAGATGTTATGACGATGCTATTGCTCACTTCGATAAAGCGTTAAGCCTCGACCCTGAATTTGCTGGAGCTTGGTCCAATAAAGGGATGAGCTTGTATGAATTAAAACGCTATAAAGATGCAATTACTCACTATGATAATGCATTAAATCTCGCCCCTGAATTTGCCGAAGCTTGGTCCAATAAGGGCAATGTATTAAACAAACTCAAGCATTATGAAGAGGCAATTGCTCACTACGATAAGGCGCTGAGCCTAAAACCTGACTATGCAGAGGCCTGGTCCAATAAGGGTAATGTATTAAATGAACTTAAGCGCTTTGATGAAGCTATAGACCACTACGATAAGGCGCTTAGCCTGAATCCTAATTATCACGAGGCTTCTTGGAATAAAAGCCTCACACTACTCTTGCAGGGTTGTTTTGAGAGCGGCTTACCGCTTTATGAGAGCCGATGGGTTTCAGAGAAGGTTAGTGAAAGCGCAGGTAAGCGCATTTTTGACAAGCCGACTTGGCTTGGGGTTGATTCTCTTGCGGGTAAAACAATCTTGATTTATGGGGAGCAGGGGTTAGGTGATTTTATTCAATTCTGTCGATATGTAAAACTAGTTTCAGATTTAGGTGCAAAAGTTATTTTGGAAACTCCTCAGGCTCTTGCCGGTTTGCTGGGGAATTTAGAAGGTGTTTCAGAATTGGTCATTGAGGGTGAAGAATTGCCATTCTTTGATTATCAATGCCCACTCTTAAGCCTTCCGTTGGCATGTAAAACCAATCTAGATACTATTCCGAATCCGAGTCGATATATCAACCTCGATAACTACCCCAATAAAATCATCAATTGGAAGGCAAAACTGGGCTCAAAGTTAAAGCCACGAGTTGGTTTGGTTTGGAGTGGAAATCCACGCCATAAAAATGACCATAACCGCAGCATATTATTGAGGGATATTCTTCCATTTCTTCCCAATCAATTTGAATATGTGAGCCTACAAAAAGAAGTTCGAGAAATTGATAAATTAACGCTTGACTCAAATCCCCACATTCTAAATTTTGCTAGTTATTTACATGATTTTCTTGATACCGCTGCATTAATTGATAACTTAGATTTGGTCATTAGTGTAGATACAAGCGTGGCACATTTAGGCGGAGCTCTTGGAAAGAAAACATTATTACTGCTGCCTTATGTGCCAGATTGGAGGTGGCTTTTAGATAGAGACGATAGTCCGTGGTATTCAGCTATGAAGCTCTATAGACAAACCTCTATTGGTGATTGGAATAGCGTATTGGATAAGATGAAATCAGATTTAAGCGGTACTAAGATTTTGTAG
- a CDS encoding pilin, producing MPKQDQHQESGFTLIEVMVVVAIIGILVAVAVPQYQDYIARSRIVEGMNLSSSAKLAVTEAFASRGTVAMDEATHGSFTFVPTRSVKLIEITPSGAIAIDFQNNVAPENKNTLHLIPTNDPDANVPKAIDLSKPEGSTWAGGWSCRSTETNLLPQLLPSECRITK from the coding sequence ATGCCCAAGCAAGATCAGCATCAAGAGTCTGGATTCACCTTAATTGAAGTGATGGTAGTTGTTGCCATCATTGGCATTTTGGTTGCCGTGGCGGTTCCACAATACCAAGATTACATCGCCCGCAGTCGCATCGTAGAGGGTATGAACCTCTCCTCAAGTGCAAAGCTTGCGGTGACAGAAGCCTTTGCAAGCAGAGGTACAGTAGCAATGGATGAGGCAACCCATGGTTCATTTACTTTTGTGCCTACTCGAAGCGTGAAGTTAATTGAAATTACACCCTCTGGTGCTATTGCTATCGATTTTCAGAATAACGTTGCACCAGAAAATAAAAACACACTACACCTCATCCCAACGAACGACCCGGATGCGAATGTCCCTAAAGCAATTGATTTATCCAAGCCAGAGGGATCAACTTGGGCCGGCGGTTGGTCTTGCCGCTCTACCGAAACCAATCTCTTGCCTCAGTTGCTCCCTTCAGAGTGCCGCATTACTAAATAA
- a CDS encoding TerC family protein, which produces MDFSAFSDAAFWAALLSIIVANILLSGDNAVVIALASRNLPPAQQKKAIFWGSAAAIILRVVLTITAVALLTLPYLKLIGGLLLLYIGIQLLSDSGGEEHMEAKTSIWAAIRTILIADLVMSLDNVLAVAAAAQKGPEETRLLLLIIGLAMSIPLIIFGSAMLLKVMERFPIIITIGAGLLGFLAGGMLVDDPAIKDSIQAALGDAKLAFEVVGIVIVILVGSYLKKKNEAKEAH; this is translated from the coding sequence ATGGATTTTTCAGCATTTTCAGATGCAGCTTTTTGGGCGGCATTACTCTCAATCATCGTTGCCAATATTTTGTTATCTGGTGACAACGCCGTTGTGATTGCCTTAGCATCACGCAATTTACCGCCTGCCCAACAAAAGAAAGCCATTTTTTGGGGTAGCGCTGCAGCCATCATCTTGCGTGTTGTACTTACGATCACCGCAGTTGCTTTATTAACCTTGCCATACTTAAAACTCATTGGCGGCTTACTCTTGCTTTATATCGGTATTCAGCTTTTGTCTGATAGCGGCGGCGAAGAGCACATGGAGGCAAAGACTAGTATTTGGGCAGCCATTCGCACAATCTTGATTGCCGACTTGGTGATGAGCCTAGATAACGTTTTAGCAGTTGCAGCAGCAGCTCAAAAAGGCCCAGAAGAAACTCGTCTCTTGCTCCTGATCATTGGTTTGGCAATGTCTATTCCGCTGATTATTTTTGGTAGCGCAATGTTGCTCAAAGTAATGGAGCGTTTCCCAATCATCATCACTATTGGTGCAGGCCTTTTAGGCTTCTTAGCCGGTGGCATGTTGGTTGATGACCCTGCAATTAAAGATAGCATTCAAGCTGCGCTAGGCGATGCAAAGCTGGCCTTTGAAGTGGTTGGTATTGTGATCGTGATTTTGGTTGGTAGTTATTTAAAGAAAAAAAATGAAGCTAAAGAAGCTCACTAA
- the sucD gene encoding succinate--CoA ligase subunit alpha, producing the protein MSILVNKNTKVITQGITGKTGQFHTEKCQEYANGKNCFVAGVNPKKAGESIFNIPIYGTVKEAAQQTGATTSVIYVPPPGAAAAIWEAVEADLDFVICITEGIPVKDMLEVRNKMHAKEAAGGKKTLLLGPNCPGIITPDEIKIGIMPGHIHKKGRIGVVSRSGTLTYEAVGQLTAIGLGQSTAVGIGGDPINGLKHIDVMRMFNEDPETDAVIMIGEIGGPDEAEAARWCKANMKKPVVGFIAGVTAPPGKRMGHAGALISGGADTADAKLAVMEECGFKVTRNPSEMAALLKAML; encoded by the coding sequence ATGTCTATTTTGGTAAATAAAAATACTAAAGTAATTACTCAAGGTATTACTGGTAAGACTGGGCAATTCCACACTGAGAAGTGCCAAGAATACGCAAACGGTAAAAACTGTTTTGTAGCCGGTGTAAATCCTAAAAAAGCGGGCGAGTCTATTTTTAATATTCCAATTTACGGAACTGTTAAAGAAGCAGCTCAGCAAACTGGTGCAACCACTTCAGTTATTTATGTTCCGCCTCCTGGAGCAGCAGCTGCAATCTGGGAAGCTGTAGAGGCTGACCTCGATTTTGTGATCTGTATTACTGAAGGCATTCCGGTTAAGGATATGTTGGAAGTGCGGAACAAAATGCATGCGAAAGAAGCTGCTGGTGGCAAAAAGACTTTGTTGCTTGGCCCAAATTGTCCTGGAATTATTACTCCAGACGAAATCAAAATCGGCATCATGCCTGGCCATATTCATAAGAAAGGCCGTATCGGTGTAGTTAGCCGTTCTGGTACTTTGACTTATGAAGCTGTTGGTCAATTGACAGCAATTGGCCTAGGTCAGTCCACTGCAGTCGGTATTGGTGGTGATCCAATCAATGGCTTGAAGCATATTGATGTGATGCGCATGTTCAACGAAGATCCCGAAACTGATGCAGTCATCATGATCGGCGAAATCGGTGGTCCGGATGAAGCTGAAGCTGCTCGCTGGTGTAAAGCCAACATGAAGAAGCCGGTTGTTGGCTTTATCGCTGGTGTTACAGCGCCTCCTGGAAAACGTATGGGTCACGCTGGCGCATTGATTTCTGGTGGTGCAGATACAGCTGATGCCAAACTCGCGGTTATGGAAGAGTGTGGCTTTAAAGTAACAAGAAATCCTTCAGAAATGGCTGCTTTGCTCAAAGCCATGTTGTAA
- the sucC gene encoding ADP-forming succinate--CoA ligase subunit beta, which yields MKIHEYQGKELLRQFNVPVPNGIPAFSVDEAIKAAEKLGGPVWVVKAQIHAGGRGKGGGVKLARSMDEVKKYASEILGMQLKTHQTGPEGQKVNRLLIEDGADIKKEYYFSIVTDRGTQKNVIMASSEGGMDIEEVAESHPEKIIKVFVDPLIGLTDADCQIIAKGIGVPDASIPMAGDVFKNLYKTYWETDASLVEINPLILEGNGKIKALDAKFNFDPNALYRHPEIVAYRDIDEEDAAEIEASKFDLAYISLDGNIGCLVNGAGLAMATMDTIKLFGGEPANFLDVGGGATAEKVTEAFKIMLKNKSVEAILVNIFGGIMRCDVIADGVVTACKAVNLTVPLVVRMKGTNEELGKKILADSGLPIISADSMAEAATKVVAAVAKNK from the coding sequence ATGAAAATTCACGAGTACCAAGGCAAAGAATTACTACGCCAATTTAATGTGCCAGTTCCAAATGGCATCCCTGCATTTAGTGTTGATGAGGCAATTAAAGCTGCCGAAAAGCTAGGCGGCCCAGTATGGGTTGTGAAAGCTCAGATTCATGCTGGTGGTCGCGGTAAAGGCGGCGGCGTGAAATTAGCGCGCAGCATGGATGAAGTAAAAAAGTATGCTTCTGAAATTTTGGGCATGCAGTTAAAGACTCACCAGACTGGCCCAGAAGGTCAAAAAGTAAATCGTCTCTTGATTGAAGACGGCGCTGACATTAAAAAAGAGTACTACTTCAGTATCGTTACCGACCGTGGCACACAAAAGAATGTGATCATGGCCTCAAGCGAAGGTGGTATGGACATTGAAGAGGTTGCAGAATCTCACCCAGAAAAAATTATTAAAGTATTTGTTGATCCATTGATTGGTTTGACAGATGCTGATTGCCAGATCATTGCAAAAGGTATTGGGGTTCCAGATGCCTCAATTCCAATGGCAGGCGATGTGTTCAAGAATTTGTACAAGACCTATTGGGAAACTGATGCTTCATTAGTTGAGATCAACCCATTGATTCTTGAGGGTAACGGCAAGATTAAGGCGCTTGACGCTAAATTCAATTTCGATCCAAATGCCTTGTATCGTCATCCAGAAATCGTGGCTTATCGCGATATCGATGAAGAAGATGCAGCTGAAATCGAGGCTTCTAAATTTGACTTGGCTTACATTTCACTCGACGGTAATATCGGTTGTTTAGTGAACGGTGCCGGCTTAGCAATGGCCACAATGGATACCATTAAGTTATTTGGTGGCGAGCCAGCAAACTTCTTGGACGTTGGCGGTGGCGCAACTGCAGAGAAAGTAACAGAAGCATTCAAGATCATGCTCAAGAACAAGAGCGTTGAAGCCATTTTGGTCAATATTTTCGGCGGCATTATGCGTTGTGACGTGATTGCTGATGGCGTAGTGACAGCTTGTAAAGCGGTGAACTTGACTGTACCTTTGGTTGTTCGCATGAAGGGTACCAATGAGGAGTTGGGCAAGAAGATTCTTGCAGACTCTGGTTTACCAATCATTAGCGCCGATTCAATGGCAGAAGCTGCTACTAAGGTAGTTGCTGCTGTTGCGAAAAACAAATAA
- the recX gene encoding recombination regulator RecX: MSELGSTIKKSKKQSPSLKARALRLLSMREYSRKGLAAKLEESAARMLKLKPLEEDSEDLVPAIPLSTQIEAVLDDFEARGWLSDQRFAEALVRRRSERFGTRKIQDELAQAGVDSSKTADLLRGLKETEYQRAHELWLRKFGALAIEQKERARQYRFLASKGFSSDVVSKVVAGRPD; the protein is encoded by the coding sequence ATGTCAGAATTAGGTAGCACCATTAAGAAAAGTAAAAAACAAAGCCCGAGCCTTAAAGCTCGGGCTTTGCGCCTTTTATCGATGCGAGAGTACAGTCGTAAGGGCTTAGCAGCAAAACTCGAAGAGTCAGCAGCAAGGATGCTGAAGCTCAAGCCCCTAGAGGAAGATTCTGAGGATCTTGTGCCAGCAATTCCTTTAAGCACTCAAATTGAAGCCGTTTTAGATGATTTTGAGGCTCGTGGCTGGCTTTCTGACCAGCGATTCGCAGAAGCTCTTGTTCGGCGCCGTAGCGAGCGTTTTGGCACCCGAAAAATACAGGATGAGCTTGCTCAGGCTGGGGTAGATAGCTCGAAGACCGCAGATCTGCTCAGAGGTCTCAAAGAGACTGAGTATCAGCGAGCCCATGAGCTGTGGTTGCGTAAGTTTGGTGCATTAGCAATAGAACAAAAAGAGCGGGCGCGACAGTATCGTTTTCTGGCCTCAAAGGGCTTCAGCTCAGATGTGGTCTCCAAGGTAGTTGCCGGGCGTCCTGACTAG
- the recA gene encoding recombinase RecA, translated as MDDKKKSASSEFDGMSGDKQKALTAALAQIEKQFGKGSIMRLGDAEIHQDIQVVSSGSLGLDIALGVGGLARGRVIEIYGPESSGKTTLTLHAIAEMQKIGGTCAFIDAEHALDVQYASRLGVDVNNLLISQPDTGEQALEIADALVRSGSIDLIVIDSVAALVPRAEIEGDMGDSLPGLQARLMSQALRKLTGAIKRTNTTVIFINQIRMKIGVMFGSPETTTGGNALKFYASMRLDIRRIGSIKKGDEVVGNETRVKVVKNKVSPPFREAIFDIMYGAGISREGEIIDMGVEADIVEKSGSWYAYNGDRIGQGKDNVREFLKENPAIAQDIESKIRAKLGVKAGTAVVSDVLSEEEEA; from the coding sequence TTGGATGATAAGAAAAAATCAGCCTCATCAGAATTTGACGGCATGAGTGGAGACAAGCAAAAGGCGTTGACTGCAGCCTTGGCGCAAATTGAGAAGCAATTTGGTAAGGGCTCAATCATGAGATTGGGCGATGCAGAGATTCATCAAGATATTCAGGTAGTTTCAAGTGGTTCACTGGGTTTAGATATTGCACTTGGAGTAGGCGGTTTGGCACGTGGGCGCGTGATCGAGATTTACGGCCCAGAATCTTCAGGGAAAACAACGCTGACTTTGCATGCGATTGCAGAGATGCAAAAAATTGGCGGTACTTGCGCTTTTATCGATGCCGAGCATGCCTTAGATGTTCAGTACGCCTCACGCTTAGGTGTGGATGTTAATAATTTGCTGATCTCTCAACCAGATACTGGCGAGCAAGCTTTAGAAATTGCTGATGCTTTAGTGCGCTCTGGCTCTATCGACTTAATCGTTATTGACTCCGTAGCGGCCTTGGTTCCAAGGGCTGAAATTGAGGGCGATATGGGTGATTCACTGCCGGGTTTACAAGCTCGTTTGATGAGCCAAGCCTTACGTAAGTTGACTGGCGCGATTAAGCGTACTAATACAACCGTCATCTTTATTAACCAGATCCGCATGAAGATTGGTGTGATGTTTGGCTCTCCTGAAACTACTACTGGTGGTAATGCACTGAAGTTCTACGCCTCCATGCGTTTAGATATCCGTCGCATCGGCAGTATCAAAAAGGGTGACGAAGTAGTTGGTAACGAGACCCGTGTGAAAGTAGTGAAAAATAAAGTATCGCCGCCATTCCGTGAAGCTATCTTTGACATCATGTACGGCGCTGGAATCTCTCGTGAGGGTGAAATTATCGATATGGGTGTTGAGGCCGATATCGTTGAAAAGTCAGGCTCTTGGTATGCCTATAACGGCGATCGCATTGGTCAAGGAAAAGACAATGTGCGTGAGTTCTTAAAAGAAAATCCAGCCATTGCCCAAGATATTGAATCCAAGATTCGCGCAAAGTTGGGTGTGAAAGCTGGCACAGCGGTAGTGAGCGACGTTCTGAGCGAAGAAGAGGAAGCGTAA
- a CDS encoding DUF2878 domain-containing protein, producing the protein MAKFWNFVFFQAGWFACVIGAANQQVFWPVVATLLYIAIHIWHSPRPISELKLLAKAGLFGAAVDTLIANLGFLSFENSWPSAYLSPVWMWTLWALVASTVNSSLAWLRDRPILGAVLGAIAGPMSYEAGVRMGAGAWGANGQIGGLILLGLAWGIAIPLFFYWDRPTVGSDPLKNPL; encoded by the coding sequence ATGGCTAAATTTTGGAATTTCGTGTTTTTCCAAGCTGGTTGGTTTGCCTGTGTGATTGGGGCAGCAAACCAGCAAGTCTTTTGGCCCGTAGTGGCTACCTTGCTCTACATTGCTATTCATATCTGGCATTCACCTCGACCAATCTCAGAGTTAAAGCTCCTTGCTAAGGCTGGATTATTTGGGGCGGCGGTTGATACCCTGATTGCTAATTTGGGCTTTTTAAGCTTTGAGAACTCTTGGCCCAGTGCCTATCTATCACCGGTATGGATGTGGACGCTTTGGGCCTTAGTTGCCAGCACTGTTAATAGCTCCTTAGCCTGGTTGCGGGATAGACCCATTTTGGGTGCGGTCCTGGGCGCAATAGCCGGGCCGATGTCCTATGAGGCAGGGGTCAGGATGGGGGCTGGGGCATGGGGTGCGAATGGTCAAATCGGTGGGCTGATCCTGCTTGGCTTGGCCTGGGGTATAGCTATTCCCCTCTTTTTTTACTGGGATCGGCCTACTGTGGGATCTGACCCATTAAAAAATCCGTTGTAA
- a CDS encoding fumarylacetoacetate hydrolase family protein, producing MVAGAQAHKSDDSIKTPFVVAQTFIPIAGSDAEFPVRRIYCIGRNYAAHAREMGSDPTREPPFFFQKPTDAIQFIAPNKLVDHAYPSLTKNYHYEVELVAALNKGGKNIPVEKALEHVFGYALGLDMTRRDLQRFMGDQKKPWEIGKSFDHSAPIGPIFRVGQVGHFTKGSISLSVNGIVKQKANLDQMIWSVAEQIAKLSEANELFPGDIIYSGTPENVGAVVRGDVIRCSIDNLPDLSIKIV from the coding sequence ATGGTTGCTGGTGCTCAGGCCCATAAATCAGATGATTCAATTAAAACTCCTTTTGTTGTTGCGCAAACCTTTATACCAATTGCCGGTAGTGATGCTGAATTCCCTGTGCGACGCATTTACTGTATTGGCAGAAACTATGCGGCTCATGCACGCGAGATGGGTTCTGACCCCACTCGTGAGCCACCATTCTTTTTTCAAAAGCCGACAGATGCAATTCAGTTTATTGCCCCGAATAAGCTTGTGGATCATGCATATCCATCGCTGACTAAAAACTATCACTATGAGGTTGAGCTAGTGGCAGCCCTCAATAAAGGTGGAAAAAATATTCCGGTTGAAAAAGCGCTGGAGCATGTATTTGGCTATGCCCTGGGCTTGGATATGACACGTCGTGATTTGCAGCGCTTTATGGGTGATCAGAAAAAGCCTTGGGAAATTGGGAAGTCCTTTGATCATTCCGCTCCTATTGGACCCATCTTTCGGGTTGGCCAGGTTGGGCACTTTACCAAGGGATCAATTTCACTTTCAGTCAACGGAATAGTGAAGCAGAAGGCAAATTTAGATCAAATGATTTGGTCGGTAGCGGAGCAAATTGCCAAACTATCGGAGGCAAATGAACTGTTCCCCGGAGACATCATCTACTCTGGTACGCCAGAGAATGTTGGAGCAGTTGTTCGTGGTGATGTCATTCGCTGCAGTATTGATAATTTGCCGGATTTAAGCATCAAGATCGTTTAA
- a CDS encoding MOSC domain-containing protein has translation MRLLSISAGKVMPLFGSHHPNYSRVASAINKQSMSNLASPAPVEITRLGVAGDEQADLSVHGGIEKAIYVYPIEHYAFWNDLLSRETKKPVDLALGAFGENFTIEGLVETEIFIGDQMQIGGLQFTVVKLREPCFKFNAKMGYKGAAKAMLQSGFSGWYLRVNQTGTLAAGAAIQVLPGQRLTSVADQNQALFNRGEQKNLWD, from the coding sequence ATGCGACTTCTCTCAATCTCAGCCGGCAAAGTCATGCCACTCTTTGGATCTCATCACCCAAATTATTCAAGAGTAGCCTCCGCCATTAATAAACAATCCATGAGCAATCTTGCTTCTCCTGCTCCAGTTGAAATTACTAGGCTTGGAGTTGCAGGCGATGAACAAGCAGATCTGTCGGTGCATGGCGGGATTGAGAAAGCTATTTACGTCTACCCCATTGAGCATTACGCCTTTTGGAATGATCTACTCTCTCGTGAAACTAAGAAGCCTGTTGACTTAGCGCTGGGAGCTTTCGGGGAAAACTTTACGATTGAAGGCTTAGTGGAAACTGAAATATTCATTGGGGATCAAATGCAAATTGGTGGTCTTCAATTTACCGTGGTCAAACTTCGCGAGCCCTGCTTTAAATTCAATGCCAAGATGGGCTACAAAGGCGCGGCCAAAGCCATGTTGCAATCGGGCTTTAGTGGGTGGTACCTACGAGTGAATCAAACCGGGACGCTTGCAGCAGGAGCTGCAATCCAAGTTCTCCCTGGCCAAAGACTGACCTCGGTCGCAGACCAGAATCAAGCGCTCTTTAATCGGGGAGAGCAAAAAAATCTTTGGGATTAA